TCCTGacacaaaataaattattcaatcACATATTCTAATCATACAagacagttaatatttttaaagttatgtacTTCAAAAAACACTAGCAAGATGTACAACCAAAATGTAATTGTTTGTATaatgaaaaatgtcttcagattATTATGCATAAATGATCCCTTTCAGAatgcatttttaccttttaaataaataaactacattgATTTCAAGACTATTTATATATAGCCCCCTAAAATGATTGAAGACAGACAttacttaatttttgtttaaaggtATAACTATACTAGAGAATAGTTATGCTTTTCTAATATGCTAAACTAATGTCCCCCAATTCCAACACTGCTTATTTTTCAGAAACaatcaaattatttaaattccaATTTTAGAGTATGAGATTAGCTGCCCTGTTTTGCAAATTGTTTCCTCTAAAGACTGTTAACAGATTGTCCTGAACTATCTCAAATACTGGAGAAAttcaagcttttttaaaaaaaatcttaaaatgcttTAGGTTAAAGCTGGTTACTATCTATGGAGATTTTGATAAATTGAACACTTTTCTCTTAAAGACCTTtgcaaaaagatatttttcaattttaaaatctagTAAAGATTTTTATAAAGTCCAAAAGAACACTTGAATATTTTCATAACGCAGTGAAGGATTCCTCTTTGGCATTTCTCTCCATTTAgttctaaaataaaacatgtcaacattttatatttttctacttacCTACTACAGACATTTTCTCTACACAAAAGTATTTGATTGAAATTGTTTTAACAGCAATTTCATTgctaagaaactttttttttttaggatctgCAAAAAACACTCAGATTTTTACTATGAGAAGCAGAAATGTTCTGATGTTGCTGAAATGAGtttgcttatttctctttttcagtggttggaaattcaacatcctttcaaaTTCAACAATGGATAAAgcagacatattttatattagcaAAACTGCTGACCAGAGTTTAATTTTTGAGTATCGATAGGAAGTAGCCtctattaaggaaaaagaaaatcttcaaatAGGGGCATCATagaaataaaactactatatTTCTTTCTTGGTTCCTGCATCTTTTCTAAAAGGAAACAAACCAAAACTACTACAAATACGGATTTGTGGACGTTTTTTTCACGTTGTCTTCCACATTAGATTTCCACATTATTTCCAGTATTCACAAATTGTTTGCTCTCATCACACACTAACCTTAAGGCTAAAAACAGTCTAAGTCTGATTAGTTTTAAATGATGGTAGGAAACAATAACAAGGTTTTTACAAATGAGTACAATTTTCCTCATTCAAAACTAAATACGGGGAAAAATCTCTGTAAAACTGAATCAAATGCCAAGTTCAATTCTCCAGGGCTTActgaaaataaacaatgaaacagaaacaaaaacataaaataaatactgtaccTAATTACTGCTGTTTATCAATGTCTACAAAGGtcttaaataacaaaaaaaatttatagtaatgACGGCTTTATTGTGacattaacacatttttaaaatgtaattaataatTCTCTATTGTTTTCAAACCATGCAGAATCATGGAAATCCAAGCAGAGAATGAcgcatagcagatgaaggaactaAAATATAAATTGGTAATGAAACATTTGACGAAATCTGTagctattttagaaagaaaataaattgatccaataaatatattttgaaaatctgGAGAATGCAGGTTATAGGAATAGGACACAAAATGGGATACTGAGTTTGTGAAAGtaattttgttatatatggcAGTTACTGTATATATGCAGCTTATATTAATAATACTATCTCCCAGCCACTGTAAGTACCTGACATCAACACTGTCCTTCAAGTATAGTTCAAATTTAATAGTTACATGTGatagccaagtaaataaattacCAGCTCCTGCTAATACAATTTAGTAGGAACTGGGAATCCTATAATTGGCACTAGGCAATGTTTATAGAATATAGTTTTAAGTGCACATGGATATCTACTTCCAGAATCCAGAAAATACAGTCACCTATGCTCCTATAACAGTTTTACCTCAATTCTTTcactttagaattatttgttggAATGCGATCTCTCCAAATTCAAGGATCAATCTGGCCACATTCAATTCTAACACAAAATGTTCtgtaaaatttcatatatataaatgttaccTTTTAGGTAAATGTGTGAGATATTTTGAGACTTGATTTAGTGGACAGAGGCGGTCTGATAAATAGGAAGAGACAGATCATCAGACAAGATCTCAAATGACCATCCCTCCATAATTCAGTTGAAGTTGGTCTTCTGTAAATGCTTATTGGGAATTTCTAACGCACTGACTTGCAGAGGCCAAGAGCCTCCATCAATCCCTGCTTGGATAGCCACTCCTGTCACCACTGCCAAGTCAGGGTCTACAGATGTGTTGGGATCCTTTCCAAAGAACTCTTGAATGACTTGGCGGATTCGAGGAATTCGAGTTGAGCCCCCAACCAAAACCACCTCATCAATCTCAGTTTTTTCCAGGTGGCCTTCTTCTAACACTTGCTGAATGGGTACTAGTATTTTCTGGAAAAGATCTTCATTAAGGGTGTCAAAGAGCTTCCGTGATATTTCTGTTTCAAATAAAACCTgactttctccatttttcttttcaggaaGGCTAGCTCCAAACATGCTGTTCACATGGGGGCTGTCTGCTGGGGAAAGTTGGTCCTTTGGCAGTTGAGTGTCACTACTCTGAGGTTCCTTCCCGTCCTTTTCCTCCAGTGTTAGTAATACTGACATCTGGGCAGTCTGATGAAGAGTCAGGTTTAATTTGACCATTTCTACGGCTTGTCTTAATCTGTGGATTTCCTCTTTCCTAGAGGGTAGGAAGCCATATGTTTGATAGATCTGTTTATATAAGTACTGAAGCAATCTTTGATTGAAGTCTTGTCCTCCAAGTTTATTGTTTCCtgagttaaaaatttaaaagtttatattaatttatgaatatatgtttgtgtgtgtacatatatacatgtgtctgTGTAGTATGTATGTATAAACCATATTCTGGGAATAATAAGTCCTTATTTAATGTATTAAGATTTTATTCATACAAAGACTGATTAAAAATAACTGGATTAAAatgatttcagggcttccctggtggcacagtggttgggaatctgcctgccgatgcaggggacatgggttcgtgccccggtccgggaggatcccgcgtgctgcggggcggctgggctcgtgagccatggccgctgagcctgcgcatccggagcctgtgctccacaacgggagaggccgcagcactgagaggcccgcgtacccgggaaaaaaaaaaaaaaaaaaaaaaaaaaaatgattttaattcaAATGTGTACTCTTAAAATACAGTGCACATCCggatttaaatgatttaataggAAGTATCTCAGTGATATCAAATACTTTTGCAGAAAGTAAGAAATTGAGAACACTGACCGGCTTTTAAGGAGCAATTTAAAAACACTAAATGTCATTATTCTCAACAGAAGGAAGTCCTTCTTTTGATGAAAAAGTACCGGTAggcactttctcttttttaaaaaatccttttgttTAAATGATTAAGAgctgaaaagtagaaaaaataatttaattaggaAAAGAGTAAAGCAATATAAATGCCCACCACTGAACTTGGTTCTAAATGGAGTCCAGTTAGGCCACCTGTAACTTAAGCTCCACAGGCTTAATTCCTGAAACTaaattaaccttaaaaaaaaatttagaatgcAAAATATTCTTAGGTTTCCTAAAGATATCTATTTTGTGAAACagattattaaatgaaataaactgatcgtccttcattttaaaataatttccttccttctgttccctTTACCATGGAGGTGAAAACTACTGGCTCAGTTATCTACAAATGGCAGTATATTTATTTGACTTACAGGATGTCCAGTTATTTTTTGAGACTTAACTTTTTGCTATAAATACAATAAGTGGTGGCATAAGATTACATGTACAGAAGATTACCAAAATGAAcgcaaagaagacagaaaaaattttaaatgaacactTTACACATTAGATATGTAAATGTGCCTGAATCTCTTTAACGCTCCCTCTATTTTTCTTACCAGACATCGCTCGGGTTAAAAACATTCCTCCTTGTTTATTCAGCAATGACACATCTAGAGTTCCTCCGCCCAAATCTATCACCAAGACGTGAAAGACATCAGCTTTGTGGAGACCATAGGCCATAGCTGCTGCTGTGGGTTCATTTATTACTCTTAAGATCTTCAGTCCTATAAAATTGGTTGGAGGGAAGAACAATCATGAGAGGACACTATTAAGAAATTTCTTCTCACTTAATCTTACAACACATTAGTATCTTCTCTGATGTGAACTCCACCGAGTACACAGTCACAAAcccaataaaaataatgacatgGGAAGGATAAATATACGTTCTTCTAAATGGGtgtcattaaaaattattctaaaagaaaattataatataaagaaataaaggccCAGATTCAGCGGAATACATCATTCTGTTCTTTATTAatacttagtttttaaaaatctctcagcCTCTTCtaattttcctattttacttGGGAATATATGAGCAAATAAACTTTAGTCATTATGCACTGTAACAAATTGCTATAGAAATGAGGTAAGCTTAGTgtgctcttcttttaaaaatgactttttgaTAAAAAGAACACATGAGTAAACAGAGAAGAAatgacaataaaatgaaaaatccagATGATAGGCTCCAATAGCTACAATGacacttttaaaaagtacttaaaatgCAAGACCCTTGAATGCAAATCTGAAATATACAGCAAAATCTGACTTCAAGGTAAAGTTAAACAGTAAATGTGCACGCAAAAGATCAGATTTCCTTGAGCAAAACTCTTGCTTTAAACTAACTGCCACACATAATGAGTGGCCATGAAAGTAGTATGACTTTATGTATCACAAGTCATAAAAAGTAGTCAAACTCTGAAGAATTTATTCAAAGGCTGTAATACCCTTCCCCTTAGCTCTCTGACTTCATCACTCACTCTGCTCTGGCTGCTCTGGCCACACTGGCCAACTTCCTATCTTCTTATGTACCAGCAAATTCTCATTTTATGGTTGCTACACTGGCACTCTCTCTCCTACAACACAGTTCCTCCATATATCTGCTTGGCTCACTACCTTGCTTCCTTCAAATGtgcttaaatgtcactttctcaatgAGGTCTACCTGAAAGCTCTCTTTAAAACCTGCAAATCCCCCTATTCTCTGATCACTCACCCTCTCCCCTTATGCTGTCTTTTTTTCCACAGCACGTTACTTTCTGATATACAATGTATGTATCAAGGCTCTCAACCAGAGGTCATTTTGTTCCTCTGGGGACATTTGGCATTGTCTGGAGACATAAAATTATTACTACTTGGTGGGAGAGTGCCACTACCTTCTAGTGTGTACAGGCTAGGGGTGCTGCAAAATGCCCTATAATACACAGGACAGttccccacagcaaagaataatccagccccaaatgttaaTAATGCTATGTAAGAAACACCATAATATACTTATCTTCAATGCTGATTTTCTGTTCCTCcaatagaatataagctccatgagaaaatggatttatttgttttgtttacctAGGCACTTACTACTTGCTGAATGGTGTTGAATGAattttctcccacctcagatttttaaaaaacattacatAATATTCATCTTAACATTAaaagaattttagaagaaaaaattccTCATTGCTAACATGTGTCCATGTTCTTTCTCAGCCTTTCTCATATGCCTGATAGGCTGCTGTCATAATATACACATTTTACATTGTACCATGGAGCTTTTTTTGTTTATAAGCCTATATAAAAATCCATCTGATTTATCTACCATATAGTTTGTCTAGGTGCCTAGGTAGGTGGTTTGCAAAATGATACACATTACTACAGATTTTCAGACTAACAAAATTTTGAGCAAAATGTAACTCAGGCAAGTGATATTACCTGCAAGGTTAGCAGCTTGAATTGTTGAATTTCTCTGTTTTAGATCAAATTCTGCTGGTACAGAAATAACAGCATTGGCAACTGGCATTCCAAGATATTCCTCTGCCATTTCCTTTAATTTCAACAACAGTCTAGAGCCAACATATTCTGGGGAAACGGTGATGGTCTCATTACTTGTCACAGAAAACTCAACCattccatttttgtttaaaacCTGTGAATAAGATTTGCaaagataagaaaatatatatataaaactgtgtgtatatatctacatacacgtacatacacatacgctaacacacatacatatggaatgtaTTCAATCAAAACTTACCTTTAAAGGGTCATAAAATTCATTTGTTATCTAGCAAGTGCATTTACTACGATTAGAGGTTATTAAAAGTCGTACTTTAAAAGCTATAAAATGAATCCACTCCACAGTTCTCAATaagagcagaaaaataaaattaatcactaAGCATATAATTGAAACATAGAAGATTCTcaatatatatgttaaatgaatgaaaagatgaatgatgaaatagaagaaataacaGTGGCTAAGTCATGTTTGTGACTCaagatcttcttttttaaaaaattaatttatttccaaAAGTAATAGATAATTGCAAGAATGTTCTGGTACATATTAACAAGAATAATTTTAGTACTTTGTTATGTTCTTATCTAAGAATCAAATATCATGCACATTCTTGTTGCCATGGAAATGTGTTAGCATCTTTTTCCTGCTAATGtagttgtacatttaaaaaattagactaATTCTAAAACATACTAGTTTCACCAATAGTTTGTATTAACATCAATAGTAAAAGAGAATTAGTCTGTTCTAAGAAACTATAAGAAGTTTACCCCAATCATTCAAGACTACATATTAGTTTTCAATTAAGAAAATCTGACcttccaaaaaatattttacctgtctgtggaaaacaaaaacaagctatGGACACTTAAAATAAGGTGCTTAAAATAAGAGCCAAATATACCAGTACCTTCAGAGTgatcataaaacagaaacaaaaaaatcagatcacttagaaacttaaaacaaacaaaaaaaaaacctttgaaatAACTCTTGGATCAATAAGTAATGTACCCAAAGCTGTAATTTAGAGGAAACTGTATAGCTTTATATGATTTTATCATTAcataagaaaaattacaaattagTAAAGGGTCTTAAGAAAAAAGCTAAAAGAGAACGAAGAAATAAACCTAAGAAATACCTGGAGAGATTGTTTTTTTGCtcctttgaaaatgaataaaaatttgagAATTTTTATGATGGATTAATCAATAAGCAGCACTGATACCACTATCTAtttcaaaatctatttatttagaaTCTCACTTCATAATTAACCAAAACGGGGGGTGGTAAAAACCCTACATggaataaacatttaaatgtttaaaagaaaaaaaaaaacccagcaaaaccTAAACCTACAAATACTTAtataaaagcatttgaaaaaaaatacaagtggaTAGGATGGGAAAGGCCACTGTAAGCATGGTAAGagtccaaaaatattttta
This genomic window from Kogia breviceps isolate mKogBre1 chromosome 5, mKogBre1 haplotype 1, whole genome shotgun sequence contains:
- the HSPA13 gene encoding heat shock 70 kDa protein 13; the protein is MAGEMTILGSAVLTLLLAGYFAQQYLPLPTPKVIGIDLGTTYCSVGVFFPGTGKVKVIPDENGHVSLPSMVSFTDNDVYVGYESLELADSNPQNTIYDAKRFIGKIFTPEELEAEIGRYPFKVLNKNGMVEFSVTSNETITVSPEYVGSRLLLKLKEMAEEYLGMPVANAVISVPAEFDLKQRNSTIQAANLAGLKILRVINEPTAAAMAYGLHKADVFHVLVIDLGGGTLDVSLLNKQGGMFLTRAMSGNNKLGGQDFNQRLLQYLYKQIYQTYGFLPSRKEEIHRLRQAVEMVKLNLTLHQTAQMSVLLTLEEKDGKEPQSSDTQLPKDQLSPADSPHVNSMFGASLPEKKNGESQVLFETEISRKLFDTLNEDLFQKILVPIQQVLEEGHLEKTEIDEVVLVGGSTRIPRIRQVIQEFFGKDPNTSVDPDLAVVTGVAIQAGIDGGSWPLQVSALEIPNKHLQKTNFN